In a single window of the Vitis vinifera cultivar Pinot Noir 40024 chromosome 6, ASM3070453v1 genome:
- the LOC100242945 gene encoding flavonoid 3',5'-hydroxylase 2, producing MGPHKIFGGEFVLLPSLKGSKAARAFLKTLDINFSNRPPNAGATHLAYDAQDMVFADYGPRWKLLRKLSNLHMLGVKALEDWSRVRTVELGHMLRAMLELSQREEPVVVPEMLSFSVANMIGQVILSRRVFETKGSESNEFKDMVVELMTSAGYLNIGDFIPSIAWLDIQGIERGMKHLHKKFDKLLTRMIEEHTASAHERKGNPDFLDVVMGHQGNSTGEKLTLTNIKALLLNLFTAGTDTSSSVIEWSLAEMLKNPSILKRAHEEMDQVIGRSRRLVESDLPKLPYLQAICKESFRKHPSTPLNLPRVSNEACEVNGYYIPKNTRLSVNIWAIGRDPDVWESPEEFSPERFLSGRNAKIDPRGNDFELIPFGAGRRICAGTRMGIVLVEYILGTLVHSFDWKMPDGVEINMDEAFGLALQKAVSLSAMVTPRLHQSAYAV from the exons ATGGGGCCTCACAAGATATTTGGTGGAGAATTTGTTCTGCTACCATCTCTGAAAGGATCAAAG GCAGCTCGGGCTTTCCTTAAAACCCTAGACATTAATTTCTCGAACCGCCCGCCTAATGCCGGTGCAACACACTTGGCCTATGATGCCCAAGACATGGTTTTTGCGGATTATGGGCCAAGGTGGAAGCTCCTGAGAAAGCTAAGCAACTTACACATGCTTGGTGTGAAGGCTCTTGAGGACTGGTCTCGGGTTCGAACTGTTGAGCTAGGTCACATGCTTCGAGCCATGCTTGAGTTGAGCCAGCGAGAGGAGCCGGTGGTGGTGCCGGAGATGTTATCTTTTTCCGTGGCCAACATGATAGGGCAAGTGATACTAAGCCGCCGGGTGTTTGAAACAAAAGGGTCGGAGTCAAATGAGTTCAAGGACATGGTGGTGGAGCTCATGACCAGTGCTGGGTACTTAAATATTGGCGATTTTATTCCGTCCATCGCATGGCTGGACATCCAAGGGATCGAGCGCGGGATGAAGCATTTACATAAGAAGTTCGACAAGTTATTGACAAGGATGATAGAGGAGCACACGGCATCAGCCCATGAGCGCAAGGGAAACCCAGATTTTCTGGACGTAGTCATGGGCCATCAAGGAAATTCTACAGGGGAGAAGCTCACCCTTACCAACATTAAGGCGCTCCTCCTG AATTTATTTACTGCAGGAACAGACACTTCATCAAGCGTAATCGAGTGGTCTCTGGCTGAGATGTTGAAAAACCCGAGCATCCTCAAGCGTGCTCACGAAGAAATGGATCAAGTGATTGGAAGGAGCCGGCGGCTCGTGGAGTCTGACTTACCAAAACTTCCATACCTACAAGCCATATGCAAGGAAAGCTTCCGGAAGCACCCATCCACCCCATTGAACCTTCCTCGTGTCTCAAACGAGGCATGTGAAGTGAACGGCTACTACATCCCAAAGAACACTAGACTTAGCGTGAACATATGGGCAATCGGGCGAGACCCTGATGTCTGGGAAAGCCCGGAAGAATTCAGTCCAGAAAGGTTTCTAAGTGGAAGAAATGCAAAAATTGATCCTCGTGGAAATGATTTTGAGTTGATCCCGTTTGGGGCTGGACGAAGGATTTGCGCTGGCACTAGAATGGGAATAGTGCTGGTTGAGTACATTTTAGGGACGTTGGTACATTCATTTGACTGGAAAATGCCGGATGGAGTTGAGATCAACATGGACGAAGCTTTCGGGCTTGCACTGCAGAAGGCAGTTTCTCTTTCGGCTATGGTGACACCAAGGCTTCACCAGAGTGCGTATGCAGTCTGA